The Fibrobacterota bacterium genome includes a window with the following:
- a CDS encoding beta-N-acetylglucosaminidase domain-containing protein — MARKPESVWGYIEGYYGRLFGWGEREALIGHLAGSRAGRASAAYLYAPKEDPLHRRDWRVPYPAAWRTRFGALVRSGLRRGVDVIPGMAPGLSFDYRSEADYRALLGKLRAFQRLGCRTLALLMDDIPAALPAKAKGHFRSLGEAHGLLLRRLQADLRAADARTGLWFCPTVYTDQFASGPIEKDPYLEDLAQTMPPEIALMWTGPRIIAPRLDRSALAWLSHRFGGNLVLWDNLYADDYCPNKIFLGPYVGRTREAWTLTRGILLNPTGLPATDRFLLDLLAAHARGEAAVKAWKACLARHDVPREFLAVAPFLASPFFQSVREDLTPLRIAAMRKALKYLIWDWKGVLHQEWYPYLFMLDADLKAWDGGLKEKEWVRKRYSPLLAGILAGK; from the coding sequence ATGGCGCGGAAGCCCGAATCGGTTTGGGGTTACATCGAGGGTTATTATGGACGGCTGTTCGGGTGGGGCGAACGCGAAGCCTTGATCGGGCATTTGGCCGGGAGCCGCGCCGGCCGCGCCTCCGCCGCGTACCTCTATGCCCCTAAGGAAGATCCGCTCCACCGTAGGGATTGGCGCGTTCCTTATCCGGCCGCCTGGCGCACCCGGTTCGGGGCCTTGGTCCGTTCCGGACTCCGCCGCGGGGTGGACGTTATCCCCGGCATGGCTCCCGGCCTTTCTTTCGACTACCGATCCGAAGCGGATTATCGCGCCTTGCTGGGGAAGCTGCGGGCCTTTCAGCGCCTAGGCTGCCGCACCTTGGCCTTGCTGATGGACGATATCCCCGCGGCATTGCCCGCGAAGGCGAAAGGGCATTTCCGTTCCCTGGGCGAAGCACATGGCTTGCTCTTGCGCCGCCTTCAGGCCGATTTGCGCGCCGCTGACGCGCGGACGGGATTATGGTTCTGCCCTACGGTTTATACCGATCAATTCGCCTCGGGACCCATCGAAAAAGATCCGTATCTCGAGGACTTGGCGCAGACCATGCCGCCGGAGATCGCCTTGATGTGGACGGGGCCTCGCATCATCGCTCCCCGGTTGGATCGATCCGCCCTCGCCTGGCTCTCCCACCGCTTCGGAGGCAACCTGGTCTTGTGGGACAATCTCTATGCGGACGATTATTGCCCCAACAAGATCTTCCTCGGGCCATATGTCGGGCGCACGCGGGAAGCCTGGACCCTGACGCGGGGGATATTGCTCAACCCGACCGGGCTTCCGGCAACCGATCGGTTCCTGTTGGATCTGCTGGCGGCCCATGCCCGCGGCGAGGCCGCTGTTAAGGCTTGGAAGGCATGCCTGGCGCGCCATGACGTGCCGCGGGAGTTCCTGGCAGTGGCCCCATTCCTGGCTTCCCCTTTCTTCCAATCCGTTCGCGAGGATCTGACTCCCCTCCGGATAGCCGCCATGCGCAAGGCCTTGAAGTACCTGATCTGGGATTGGAAGGGCGTGCTGCATCAGGAATGGTATCCCTATTTGTTCATGCTGGACGCGGATCTGAAGGCGTGGGACGGCGGCTTAAAGGAAAAGGAATGGGTCCGGAAACGGTATAGCCCCTTGCTGGCGGGAATACTGGCCGGAAAGTGA
- a CDS encoding RidA family protein, translating to MSRKNISTGSKWEPIIGYSRAVRVGNQVFVSGTTGTDANGQVTGDTFAQSKQALANIAAALAQAGVSLENVVRTRIFMTDITQWEAAGKAHGEVFGSIRPATTMVQVAKLIDPAMLVEIEADAVVA from the coding sequence ATGTCCAGAAAGAACATCTCTACCGGTTCCAAGTGGGAACCCATCATCGGATATTCGCGCGCGGTGCGCGTGGGAAACCAGGTTTTCGTATCGGGCACGACCGGTACGGACGCGAACGGGCAGGTGACGGGGGATACCTTCGCGCAGTCCAAGCAGGCCTTGGCCAATATCGCGGCGGCCCTCGCCCAAGCGGGCGTCTCGCTCGAGAACGTCGTGCGCACGCGCATTTTCATGACCGATATCACGCAATGGGAAGCCGCCGGCAAGGCCCACGGCGAAGTTTTCGGTTCGATCCGTCCCGCCACCACCATGGTGCAGGTCGCCAAGCTGATCGATCCCGCCATGCTGGTCGAGATCGAGGCGGACGCCGTCGTGGCATGA
- a CDS encoding ATP-binding cassette domain-containing protein, protein MIKARGLSKTFRVHKKEAGLKGSLRALFAREWTTIHALKGADLDVGAGEIVGLVGANGAGKTTLVKALSGILYPSGGTAEVLGHVPWQRKNEFRRQIALIMGQKAQLWWDLPAGDGFMLLREIYQVPKDRFRANLDALVEALQIGDKLGIQIRRLSLGERMKMELIAALLHQPKVVFLDEPTIGLDLAAQRAIRNFILEYRRRENPAMILTSHYMEDIERLCERIVLMRDGELVYDGPRVKLVSAYAGHKVLTAHLRVGETPADGPPRPEAGRAPGEILEWNATLLKVKVDKADAAAAASHLLQAYPVADLSIEEEDIGTVIEAMLGKKGAAA, encoded by the coding sequence ATGATCAAGGCCCGCGGCCTCTCCAAGACCTTCCGCGTTCATAAGAAAGAGGCGGGCCTTAAGGGTTCGCTGCGGGCGCTCTTCGCGCGCGAATGGACCACCATCCACGCGCTGAAGGGCGCGGATCTGGACGTGGGGGCGGGGGAGATCGTGGGGCTGGTAGGCGCCAACGGGGCGGGGAAGACCACCTTGGTGAAGGCCCTGTCCGGGATCCTCTATCCGAGCGGAGGGACCGCGGAAGTGTTGGGCCACGTGCCGTGGCAAAGGAAGAACGAATTCCGCCGGCAGATCGCCCTGATCATGGGGCAGAAGGCGCAGCTCTGGTGGGACTTGCCCGCGGGCGACGGCTTCATGCTCTTGCGGGAAATCTACCAAGTACCTAAGGATCGCTTCCGGGCCAACCTGGACGCCCTCGTCGAGGCTTTGCAAATCGGGGACAAGCTGGGCATCCAAATCCGCCGGCTGTCCCTGGGCGAACGCATGAAGATGGAATTGATCGCCGCGCTCTTGCATCAGCCCAAGGTGGTGTTCCTGGACGAGCCGACCATCGGACTGGACCTGGCCGCGCAAAGGGCCATCCGTAATTTCATCCTGGAGTACCGGCGGCGGGAGAATCCCGCGATGATCCTCACCTCCCATTACATGGAGGATATCGAGCGGCTTTGCGAACGCATCGTGTTGATGCGCGACGGCGAACTCGTGTACGACGGGCCGCGGGTGAAACTGGTCTCCGCTTACGCGGGCCACAAGGTCCTGACCGCGCATCTGCGGGTGGGCGAAACGCCGGCGGACGGGCCTCCGCGGCCGGAGGCGGGCCGGGCCCCGGGGGAAATCCTGGAGTGGAACGCGACCCTGCTCAAGGTCAAGGTGGATAAGGCCGATGCGGCCGCCGCGGCATCCCATCTCTTGCAAGCCTATCCCGTGGCCGATCTGAGCATCGAGGAAGAAGATATCGGGACGGTGATCGAAGCCATGCTGGGGAAAAAGGGCGCGGCCGCATGA
- a CDS encoding ABC-2 family transporter protein, with translation MIAWRFYLNNLQRLVSYRAEFWIGFVGTLISQIGVAYFLWRAIFHARGVETLRGYTFGGMMLYYLLVPLVERVGHVQDMAGFSGEIYDGGLSRYLLYPVSYFRIKYAANLAQATVYLCQLVLILLGYGIAFGLPAGFSAVSILQGIIALGASATLCFFLSATVEMVAFWADNVWSLWILVRMTISLLGGGMIPLTFFPVWARAALAWLPFGSLIDFPIRCLLGKTGWGEWMAGLLSAFAWTGIFGAATAVLWRRGLKSYAGVGI, from the coding sequence ATGATCGCCTGGCGCTTTTACCTGAACAACCTGCAGCGGCTGGTTTCCTATCGCGCGGAATTCTGGATCGGATTCGTGGGAACCCTGATCAGCCAGATCGGAGTGGCCTATTTCCTATGGAGGGCCATTTTCCATGCGCGCGGCGTGGAGACCCTGCGCGGGTATACCTTCGGGGGAATGATGTTGTACTACCTACTGGTTCCGTTGGTGGAACGGGTGGGGCATGTCCAGGATATGGCGGGTTTTTCCGGGGAAATCTATGACGGGGGCTTGAGCCGCTATCTACTCTATCCGGTTTCCTATTTCCGCATCAAGTATGCGGCCAACCTGGCCCAGGCCACGGTTTACCTGTGCCAATTGGTGCTCATCTTACTGGGATACGGTATCGCCTTCGGACTGCCGGCGGGATTTTCCGCGGTTTCTATCCTGCAGGGGATTATCGCTTTGGGGGCTTCGGCGACCTTATGCTTTTTCCTGTCGGCGACGGTGGAAATGGTGGCCTTCTGGGCCGATAACGTGTGGAGCTTGTGGATCCTGGTGCGGATGACCATATCCTTGCTCGGCGGCGGCATGATCCCCCTGACATTCTTCCCGGTTTGGGCGCGCGCGGCGTTGGCATGGCTTCCCTTCGGGAGCCTGATCGATTTTCCCATCCGTTGCCTGCTGGGAAAGACCGGTTGGGGAGAATGGATGGCGGGCCTGCTTTCCGCTTTCGCTTGGACCGGGATATTCGGCGCGGCGACGGCGGTGTTGTGGCGGCGCGGCCTGAAATCGTACGCGGGCGTAGGGATCTGA
- a CDS encoding ABC-2 family transporter protein, which yields MRRYLRLYGHFVRFSLSKAMEFRFDFFFRVLMDLAYYGIQIAFYNVVFLQTSALGGWNREQALVFLGGYLVVDGIAMTFFSNNLWWLPSAVNHGDLDYYLVRPVSSLFFLTLRDFAANSLINLLFALGILAWAVTRLPQFPGLGSCALFLVMIAAGAVLNGLLHLLVIIPVFWMHSAGSLHGIFYSFSRFMERPDGIFTGWTRRLLVTVFPFCLMASFPARVFLEGPGWGILLHFAAVLAAMFAFVAWFWGKGLRAYSSASS from the coding sequence ATGCGCCGCTACTTGCGCCTTTACGGGCATTTCGTCCGCTTCTCCTTGTCCAAGGCCATGGAGTTCCGCTTCGATTTCTTTTTCCGCGTGCTGATGGACTTGGCGTATTACGGCATCCAAATCGCGTTCTACAACGTGGTCTTTCTGCAGACCTCGGCCTTGGGCGGTTGGAACCGGGAACAGGCATTGGTCTTCCTGGGGGGCTATCTGGTGGTGGACGGCATCGCCATGACTTTCTTTTCCAACAACCTGTGGTGGCTTCCCTCGGCGGTGAATCATGGGGATCTGGATTATTACCTGGTGCGGCCGGTCTCATCCCTGTTCTTCCTCACCTTGCGCGACTTCGCGGCCAATTCCTTGATCAATTTGCTCTTCGCATTGGGCATCCTGGCTTGGGCCGTCACGCGACTGCCCCAGTTCCCGGGCCTCGGTTCCTGCGCGCTTTTCCTGGTGATGATCGCCGCGGGGGCGGTCCTGAACGGGTTACTCCATTTATTGGTCATTATCCCGGTTTTCTGGATGCATTCCGCCGGCTCCTTGCACGGCATTTTCTACAGCTTCTCCCGGTTCATGGAACGCCCGGACGGGATCTTCACCGGCTGGACCCGGCGTTTGCTGGTTACCGTGTTCCCGTTTTGCCTGATGGCGTCTTTCCCGGCGCGGGTGTTCCTGGAGGGGCCGGGATGGGGCATCCTGCTGCATTTCGCCGCGGTGTTGGCGGCCATGTTCGCCTTCGTCGCCTGGTTTTGGGGGAAAGGGTTGCGGGCGTATTCGTCCGCATCGAGCTGA
- a CDS encoding UbiD family decarboxylase, which translates to MSYASLAQAVADLERTGRLRRIEGEADPYLEMAEIQRRVYAAGGPALLFTRVKGTAFPCVSNLYGTRERVRYLFRDTLDSARALLALKADPMAWARSPVRYLRALSAAAHALPMRTASLPVAAHETSLDRLPQIVSWPKDGGPYVTLPQVFTEDPDRPGLRHSNLGMYRVQLAGAPFRPGREAGLHYQIHRGIGIHHHAAIARGEKLKVSVFVGGPPAHALAAVMPLPEDTPEAYFAGLMAGRRFRYGYRGGYLLSADADFCITGTVDAARALSEGPFGDHLGYYSLAHPFPVLEVEKVWHREGAIWPFTVVGRPPQEDSHFAEIIHELAGPVLPAVLPGVKAVHAVEAAGVHPLLLALGAERYVPYAPRKPRELLTLANALLGFGQLSLAKYLLIAASEDAPGMDIRDVGAFLKHVLERADWRTDLHFQTCTTMDTLDYSGTALNEGSKVVIAAAGPARRALAATVPADAEQSLPDGFPRAGCPLPGVLVLSAPPYRDAQEARRDVTRLLAVWEGRYPPGGEHALTGFPLAVLVDDAAFASANLGNFLWTSFTRSDPARDLHGVGAFTEDKHWGCRGTLILDARIKPHHAPVLEPDPEVVRRVEERAARGGDLHGLF; encoded by the coding sequence ATGAGTTACGCCTCCTTGGCCCAAGCCGTCGCCGATCTGGAGAGGACCGGTCGCCTGCGCCGCATCGAAGGCGAGGCCGATCCGTACCTGGAGATGGCCGAGATCCAGCGCCGCGTCTATGCCGCCGGCGGGCCCGCCCTGCTTTTCACCCGCGTGAAAGGAACGGCTTTCCCGTGCGTGTCGAACTTGTACGGCACGCGCGAGCGCGTCCGATACCTGTTCCGGGATACCTTGGATTCCGCCCGGGCCCTGCTCGCCCTCAAGGCCGACCCGATGGCATGGGCGCGGTCGCCCGTCCGCTATCTTCGCGCTCTATCCGCCGCCGCGCATGCGCTGCCGATGCGGACCGCATCGCTTCCGGTCGCGGCCCATGAAACCAGCCTGGACCGGCTGCCGCAAATCGTTTCCTGGCCCAAGGACGGCGGGCCGTACGTCACCTTGCCGCAAGTCTTCACCGAAGATCCGGATCGGCCGGGCCTGAGGCATTCCAACCTGGGGATGTACCGCGTCCAACTGGCGGGGGCTCCTTTCCGGCCCGGGCGGGAAGCCGGCCTCCACTATCAGATCCACCGCGGCATCGGGATCCATCACCACGCTGCCATCGCGCGCGGGGAAAAACTCAAGGTAAGCGTGTTCGTGGGCGGGCCGCCGGCCCACGCCCTGGCCGCGGTGATGCCCCTGCCCGAGGATACGCCCGAAGCCTATTTCGCCGGGCTCATGGCCGGCCGCCGCTTCCGTTACGGGTATCGTGGAGGTTACCTGCTCTCCGCCGACGCCGATTTTTGCATCACCGGGACCGTCGATGCCGCGCGCGCCCTGTCCGAAGGGCCTTTCGGGGATCATCTCGGCTACTACAGCCTGGCGCATCCCTTCCCGGTCCTGGAAGTGGAGAAGGTTTGGCACCGCGAAGGGGCAATTTGGCCCTTCACCGTGGTAGGCCGTCCGCCCCAGGAGGACTCTCACTTCGCGGAAATCATCCACGAGCTTGCCGGCCCCGTCCTGCCTGCGGTCCTGCCCGGCGTGAAGGCGGTGCATGCCGTAGAGGCCGCCGGCGTGCATCCCCTGCTGCTGGCCCTGGGCGCCGAGCGCTACGTGCCATACGCACCCCGCAAGCCGCGCGAGCTGCTCACACTGGCCAATGCCCTTTTGGGATTCGGCCAATTGTCCCTGGCGAAATACCTGCTCATCGCCGCTAGCGAGGATGCGCCCGGAATGGATATCCGCGACGTGGGGGCTTTTCTGAAGCACGTTCTGGAACGGGCCGATTGGCGGACCGATCTGCATTTCCAGACCTGCACCACCATGGATACCTTGGACTACAGCGGCACGGCCTTGAACGAGGGATCGAAGGTGGTAATCGCCGCGGCTGGTCCGGCGCGGCGCGCCTTGGCGGCAACGGTTCCCGCCGACGCGGAACAATCCCTGCCGGATGGATTCCCGCGGGCCGGATGCCCGCTGCCGGGAGTCCTGGTCCTGTCCGCCCCTCCATATCGCGATGCGCAGGAGGCCCGCCGCGATGTCACGCGCTTGCTCGCCGTTTGGGAAGGCCGCTACCCGCCCGGCGGGGAGCATGCATTGACGGGTTTTCCTTTGGCCGTGCTCGTCGATGACGCGGCTTTCGCTTCCGCCAACCTGGGTAACTTCCTGTGGACGTCCTTCACGCGTTCCGATCCCGCCCGCGACCTGCATGGCGTGGGAGCCTTTACCGAGGACAAGCATTGGGGCTGCCGCGGAACCTTGATCCTGGACGCGCGCATCAAGCCGCACCATGCCCCGGTCCTGGAACCGGATCCGGAGGTGGTTCGCCGCGTGGAAGAGCGCGCGGCCCGCGGCGGGGATCTGCACGGCTTGTTTTGA
- the ung gene encoding uracil-DNA glycosylase — MSHSALESPSASIDPKIEPSWKSRLGEEFRKPYFAALKAFLKEEKANGEIVYPPGPFIFNAFNKTPFDKVKVVVLGQDPYHGPGQAHGLSFSVQRGVKPPPSLVNIFKELRADTHAVPGGFEMPDHGCLEAWAERGVLLLNACLTVRAGQPASHHGKGWEIFTGAAVQALNDAKQGLVFLLWGKPAQEKGSIIDPSRHHVLKAAHPSPFSADRGFFGCRHFSKANAFLEKEGRDPIDWRL, encoded by the coding sequence ATGTCGCATAGCGCGTTGGAATCCCCGTCCGCCTCTATCGATCCCAAGATCGAACCTTCGTGGAAAAGCCGCTTGGGAGAGGAATTCCGTAAGCCTTATTTCGCGGCCCTCAAAGCCTTCCTCAAGGAAGAAAAAGCCAACGGGGAAATCGTCTATCCCCCCGGTCCGTTCATCTTCAATGCCTTCAACAAGACCCCCTTCGATAAGGTGAAAGTGGTCGTCCTCGGGCAGGATCCTTATCATGGCCCCGGCCAGGCACATGGCCTCAGCTTTTCGGTCCAACGCGGCGTGAAGCCGCCGCCCAGCCTGGTCAACATCTTCAAGGAACTGAGGGCGGATACCCACGCGGTGCCGGGGGGCTTCGAGATGCCGGACCATGGCTGCCTGGAAGCCTGGGCGGAACGGGGCGTGCTGCTCCTCAACGCTTGCCTCACGGTGCGCGCGGGACAGCCGGCCTCGCATCACGGCAAGGGCTGGGAGATCTTCACCGGCGCCGCGGTGCAGGCCCTCAACGATGCCAAGCAGGGTCTGGTCTTCCTGCTGTGGGGCAAGCCCGCGCAGGAAAAAGGATCCATCATCGATCCTTCCCGGCATCATGTCTTGAAGGCGGCGCACCCTTCGCCCTTTTCCGCCGATCGCGGCTTCTTCGGATGCCGCCACTTCTCCAAGGCAAACGCCTTCCTGGAAAAGGAAGGCCGCGATCCCATCGATTGGCGCCTCTGA
- a CDS encoding NAD(P)/FAD-dependent oxidoreductase, protein MPLMKDPLLSEYDFAVIGAGPAGLLAAINLAGANVGRSKPYSIALLDKRDPWREPVACGEGVSAQGLRDLVPKLEPAWIREPIDGVVFVSPNGTRVTFQREGSGLLIDRALMHKNLAEEARRRGAHCNFRARATAVSRLENGRRRIKIEGEDNQEIKARVVIDASGPGAGFGAGEKITQGDFDVEPSLFALLSGIEYPVNYIQMFFGKNYAPGGYAWLFPRDKHIANVGLVVGKKFAREAPARKALQDFLARTYPKAKVELYHGGAIPCGYTADPLAVDNLFKAGDAANMVNPISRAGILEAMKGGQLAAQAALQVIELGDETEKASHYRAYKDGWDEAYGNANIRIHKAKAAFMGISDATFDKAAGSLAKIPAEKVTMSRIFLTTLWSTPSLIWKMRSLI, encoded by the coding sequence ATGCCCCTCATGAAGGATCCGCTGTTATCCGAATACGATTTCGCGGTGATCGGCGCCGGCCCGGCCGGGCTGCTGGCGGCGATCAACCTGGCGGGCGCCAACGTGGGTCGTTCCAAGCCCTATTCGATCGCGCTGCTCGATAAACGCGATCCATGGCGCGAACCCGTCGCGTGCGGCGAAGGCGTCTCGGCCCAGGGCCTGCGGGATCTGGTCCCCAAGCTGGAGCCGGCCTGGATCCGCGAGCCCATCGACGGGGTCGTTTTCGTTTCGCCCAATGGCACGCGAGTGACTTTCCAGCGCGAAGGAAGCGGCCTGCTCATCGATCGCGCCCTGATGCACAAGAACCTCGCCGAGGAGGCCCGACGCCGCGGCGCCCACTGCAATTTCCGGGCGCGCGCCACGGCGGTATCGCGGCTAGAGAACGGCCGCCGCCGGATCAAGATCGAAGGGGAAGACAATCAGGAGATCAAGGCGCGCGTGGTCATCGATGCCAGTGGACCCGGAGCTGGATTCGGGGCGGGGGAAAAGATCACCCAAGGCGACTTCGACGTCGAACCTTCCCTCTTCGCGCTGTTGAGCGGCATCGAGTATCCCGTGAACTATATCCAGATGTTCTTCGGGAAGAATTACGCGCCCGGCGGCTACGCTTGGCTCTTTCCCCGGGACAAGCACATCGCCAACGTAGGCTTGGTGGTCGGCAAGAAGTTCGCGCGGGAGGCCCCCGCGCGGAAGGCCCTCCAGGACTTCCTGGCCAGGACCTATCCCAAGGCCAAGGTAGAGCTTTATCATGGCGGAGCCATCCCCTGCGGTTATACCGCCGATCCCCTCGCCGTGGATAATCTCTTCAAGGCCGGGGATGCGGCTAACATGGTGAATCCCATCAGCCGCGCGGGCATTCTCGAAGCCATGAAGGGCGGCCAACTGGCGGCCCAGGCGGCCCTTCAGGTTATCGAGTTGGGCGACGAAACGGAGAAGGCGTCCCACTACCGGGCCTATAAGGACGGATGGGATGAGGCCTACGGTAACGCCAACATCCGCATCCACAAGGCCAAGGCCGCATTCATGGGTATCTCCGACGCTACCTTCGATAAGGCGGCGGGAAGCCTGGCGAAGATCCCGGCGGAAAAGGTGACCATGAGCCGCATTTTCTTGACCACCTTGTGGTCGACGCCGTCCCTCATCTGGAAGATGCGCAGCCTGATCTAA
- a CDS encoding TIGR02147 family protein → MDTPPRKPALPPPDVINYTNYRQYLSDTHAARKESDPRFSVRAFAKEAGFSSHTLLRYVLDGKRNLSKKSLLKLTLALKLPKDRAEYFENLVFFNQSKTLDEKDVYYQRLLKSGKPNGLKKLEASQFRIFNTWYHSAIREMLALGKFRNSPEWIAGQLQPKIEPREAQESLKLLLEAGLIKRTANGFRAVDDSITTDDEVLPLFVRNYHLQMMGLAMKAVDAVDPEQRDISAVSFAIREGDFPRLKKQIQLMRKELRNFAVEDGQGERVVQVNIQLFPLNRGA, encoded by the coding sequence ATGGATACCCCGCCCCGGAAGCCGGCCCTCCCGCCGCCCGATGTCATCAACTATACGAATTACCGCCAATACCTTTCGGATACGCATGCCGCCCGGAAGGAAAGCGATCCCCGCTTCTCGGTGCGGGCCTTCGCCAAGGAAGCCGGGTTTTCCAGCCATACCTTATTGCGTTACGTTCTGGACGGTAAAAGGAACCTGAGCAAGAAAAGCCTTTTGAAGCTGACCCTGGCGCTCAAGCTGCCCAAGGACCGCGCCGAGTATTTCGAGAACCTGGTTTTCTTCAACCAATCCAAGACCTTGGATGAGAAGGACGTCTACTACCAAAGGCTGCTGAAGTCCGGAAAGCCGAACGGATTGAAGAAGCTGGAAGCCAGCCAATTCCGGATCTTCAATACCTGGTACCATAGCGCCATCCGGGAAATGCTGGCGCTGGGGAAATTCCGGAACAGCCCGGAATGGATCGCGGGGCAATTGCAGCCGAAGATCGAACCGCGCGAAGCGCAGGAGTCGCTGAAGCTCCTGCTGGAAGCCGGATTGATCAAGCGCACCGCCAATGGCTTCCGCGCCGTCGACGATTCCATCACCACCGACGACGAAGTCCTCCCGCTCTTCGTGAGGAACTACCATCTCCAGATGATGGGTTTGGCCATGAAGGCGGTGGACGCGGTGGACCCGGAGCAACGGGATATCTCGGCGGTCAGCTTCGCGATACGGGAAGGGGATTTCCCCCGGCTTAAGAAGCAAATCCAATTGATGCGCAAGGAGCTGCGTAATTTCGCCGTGGAGGACGGCCAAGGCGAGCGCGTGGTCCAGGTCAACATCCAACTCTTCCCCTTGAATCGCGGAGCCTGA
- a CDS encoding pectate lyase, producing the protein MHGIIKACLLHFSLATWLWSASVTDQPGGWASLNGGTKGGAGGTEVTVSTMADLQKYAKMEGKYIIWVNGVMGNAGTSGQSDGDRVVVASDKSILGLPGATVNGGFDIHKSVGNIILRNLKIQGPGAYDVDGLDAVHLESEAKNIWLDHLDISDGEDGNLDITHACDYITVSWTKFSYTSKSYASGTSGKSHRFCNLIGHSDKNAAEDSAHLLITFYKTWWADGVAERMPRVRFAQLHVANCLFTSADPGQAYCIRACHRSNILAEGNAFIGQKTPIDTGFDPTFTAITVRNNKFDKCEGNTLGAGQSFTPAYAALAFTDPEKLQAEISDAKSGAGATLTWGTVTLALPSRPVSALSPDPRVVDLAGRSLGPVNRRQALNLLKMSKNIAGNPGLGTIVSGLP; encoded by the coding sequence ATGCACGGGATAATAAAGGCTTGCTTGCTCCATTTTTCCCTGGCGACTTGGCTTTGGTCGGCATCCGTAACGGACCAACCCGGGGGATGGGCATCCCTCAACGGCGGGACCAAGGGGGGCGCGGGCGGCACCGAGGTAACCGTGAGCACCATGGCCGATCTCCAGAAGTACGCGAAGATGGAAGGCAAGTACATCATCTGGGTAAACGGCGTCATGGGGAACGCGGGCACCAGCGGCCAATCGGACGGGGACCGCGTGGTCGTGGCTTCGGATAAATCCATCCTGGGCCTTCCGGGAGCGACCGTGAACGGCGGCTTCGACATCCATAAAAGCGTCGGCAACATCATCCTCCGCAACCTGAAAATCCAGGGCCCCGGGGCCTACGACGTCGACGGGCTGGATGCGGTGCATCTGGAAAGCGAAGCCAAGAACATTTGGCTGGATCATCTGGACATTTCCGACGGCGAAGACGGCAATCTGGATATCACCCATGCATGCGACTATATCACCGTGAGTTGGACCAAGTTCTCTTATACTTCCAAATCGTATGCCTCGGGAACTTCCGGCAAATCCCACCGCTTTTGCAACCTCATCGGCCACTCGGATAAGAATGCTGCGGAAGACTCGGCCCATCTCCTGATCACCTTTTATAAGACGTGGTGGGCGGACGGCGTCGCCGAGCGCATGCCCCGCGTGCGTTTCGCCCAGCTCCACGTCGCCAATTGCCTTTTCACCAGCGCCGACCCGGGCCAAGCCTACTGCATCCGCGCCTGCCATCGGTCCAACATACTGGCGGAGGGCAATGCCTTCATCGGGCAGAAAACCCCCATCGACACCGGCTTCGATCCCACCTTCACCGCCATTACGGTGAGGAACAACAAGTTCGATAAGTGCGAAGGCAATACCTTGGGGGCCGGCCAATCCTTTACGCCCGCCTACGCGGCCCTCGCCTTCACCGATCCGGAAAAGCTCCAAGCGGAAATCAGCGACGCGAAGAGCGGGGCCGGAGCGACCCTGACGTGGGGAACCGTAACCTTGGCGTTACCCAGCCGCCCCGTTTCGGCCCTATCCCCCGATCCCCGCGTCGTCGACCTAGCGGGCCGTAGCCTCGGACCGGTAAACCGCCGCCAAGCGCTCAACCTCCTCAAAATGTCTAAGAACATCGCCGGAAATCCGGGGCTGGGCACAATTGTTTCCGGCCTCCCGTAA